The Pocillopora verrucosa isolate sample1 chromosome 2, ASM3666991v2, whole genome shotgun sequence genome has a segment encoding these proteins:
- the LOC131780978 gene encoding serine/threonine-protein kinase Chk2, which yields MADHQTPDTSSSTGTSSSSQSQSVPSSASMDSAGTAATLPTQDAVDGMSDEEELKMSSWGRLFPLGIGFEKIDLEKDVNTFGRGTNNDICFEPRAFKKNPQYQAISTKHFKLYREFDADGTFNVFLTDLSSNGTFINGQKIGKNNTQPLNNNDEISLSLKKHKAYVFQNINQADQEFSLLPEDLKEKYVMSRFLGRGACGEVRLAFSRGSCKKFAVKIINKKTFSVGPRQAALRDEVEILKKLHHPCVIQIGDVFETAEVLYIFLELVEGGELFDRVVSVTRFEEPVAKLLFYQMLVAVKYLHDQGITHRDLKPENVLLSSEKNETLIKITDFGLSKVVGEQSLMKTLCGTPSYLAPEVLLTAGMGGYSKAVDLWSLGVILFICLGGYPPFSEETKKHTLHEQIIKGIYSFPKAYWKSVSPEAIDLIKKLLTTDPQKRITVDGALQHPWISNDEKVIEKANQLMAAVNADMPPPSGPVPKKRHPSDEDDGPSPRRKRISTDIVESDSTTALS from the exons ATGGCCGACCATCAGACACCGGACACTTCTAGCAGCACAGGGACTTCCTCAAGCTCGCAGAGCCAGAGTGTCCCTTCATCGGCGAGTATGGATTCGGCGGGAACAGCTGCTACACTTCCAACCCAGGATGCTGTCGATGGAATGTCGGATGAAGAGGAACTAAAGATGTCAAGCTGGGGAAGACTATTCCCGTTGGGTATCGGCTTTGAAAAGATTG ATCTTGAAAAAGATGTCAATACATTTGGCCGTGGCACCAACAATGACATCTGCTTTGAACCCAGAGCATTTAAGAAGAATCCGCAATATCAGGCAATTagtacaaaacattttaaattataCAGG GAGTTTGATGCAGATGGGACATTTAACGTGTTCCTTACTGATCTTAG ttcaaaTGGAACTTTTATTAATGGGCAAAAGATTG GTAAAAACAATACACAACCATTGAATAACAATGATGAGATATCTTTATCTttaaagaaacacaaag CCTATGTATTTCAGAACATTAATCAAGCTGACCAGGAATTCAGTTTACTACCAGAG gATTTAAAGGAGAAGTATGTTATGTCCAGATTCCTTGGAAG GGGTGCATGTGGTGAAGTTCGCTTAGCTTTTAGCAGGGGATCATGCAAAAAATTTGCCGTCAAGATTATCaacaaaaagacattttctgtTGGA CCCAGGCAAGCAGCTCTAAGAGATGAGGTGGAAATATTGAAGAAGCTTCATCAT CCTTGTGTGATCCAAATTGGAGATGTGTTTGAAACTGCTGAAGTCCTATACATCTTTTTAGAACT GGTAGAAGGTGGTGAACTGTTTGACAGAGTTGTTAGTGTCACAAGATTTGAAGAACCTGTagcaaagcttttgttttaCCAGATGCTTGTAGCAGTAAAG TATTTACATGATCAAGGAATCACTCACAGAGATTTAAAG CCAGAAAATGTCCTTTTAAGTTCTGAGAAGAATGAAACCCTAATCAAG ATTACTGACTTTGGTCTGTCCAAAGTAGTTGGAGAACAGAGTCTGATGAAGACATTATGCGGGACCCCTAGTTACCTGGCACCAGAAGTCCTCTTGACAGCTGGTATGGGAGGGTACTCTAAAGCAGTTGATCTGTGGAGCTTGGGTGTTATATTGTTTATATG TCTAGGAGGTTACCCACCCTTTTCAGAAGAAACAAAGAAGCACACACTTCACGAGCAGATTATCAAAGGCATCTACTCTTTTCCAAAAGCTTATTGGAAATCTGTCTCACCCGAAG cCATTGATctaattaaaaaacttttaactacGGATCCGCAGAAAAGAATAACTGTGGATGGAGCGTTGCAACATCCCTGGATTTCC AATGACGAAAAAGTGATAGAGAAGGCGAATCAGTTGATGGCTGCAGTGAACGCTGATATGCCTCCACCCTCTGGACCA GTTCCGAAGAAGAGGCACCCATCTGACGAGGATGACGGCCCTAGTCCGAGACGAAAACGAATTTCCACGGACATTGTTGAGAGTGACAGTACCACGGCTCTGTCGTGA